A stretch of Geminocystis sp. NIES-3708 DNA encodes these proteins:
- a CDS encoding nucleotidyltransferase family protein: protein MINITVPKESIVSFCQKHYIQRFSLFGSVLRSDFNEQSDIDVLVEFSPEHIPGLITLAKMELELSSIFKRTVDLRTPEDLSRYFRQQVLDLAEVQYDTKK from the coding sequence ATGATCAATATAACTGTCCCTAAAGAGTCGATCGTTAGTTTCTGCCAAAAACACTATATTCAAAGATTTTCCTTATTTGGTTCGGTGTTAAGGTCAGATTTTAATGAACAAAGTGATATAGATGTATTAGTTGAGTTCTCTCCTGAGCATATACCGGGGTTAATTACCCTTGCCAAAATGGAGTTAGAATTATCGTCAATATTTAAGCGTACGGTGGATTTACGCACTCCCGAAGATTTGAGTCGCTATTTTCGGCAACAGGTATTAGATTTGGCAGAGGTGCAATATGATACAAAAAAGTGA